The Phycisphaerae bacterium sequence TTGCCCCCGCGATGGTCAAAGGCTGCGAGTGGGTGATGCACGAGCGCCGCCGGACGATGACCGACGCGCTGGCCTTGTCCGGCCACACGGGTTTGTCGGAGCCCGCGACCGCCTCCCGGCTGGGAACGGCCGCGAGTGATGCACCGCTCGACTACGGCTGGCTGCCGAAGGGCGCGCTCGAGGATGTCACCGACTACTGGAACTGGCTCGCGACGAATGCGGCGATGGTCTGGGGCTTCGAGGCCGCCGCCGCCGCGCTGGCCGACTTCGGCCACCCGCGCGGCCCGGAAATGCAGACGGAGGCGCGGGCCTATCGCACGGATTTCCTGCGCGGCATGCAGGAAGCCCGCATCCGCGCACCCGTCGTCGGTCTGCGCGACGGTACGTATGTCCCCAAGTTCCCCTCGCGCCTGTACGAGCGCGGCCGGTCCGCCGGGTGGATTCGCGAGACACTCGAAGGGGCCATGTTCCTCCCGGCGTACGAGCTTCTCCCGGCCGACGCGCCGGAGACCCGCTGGATCCTCGCAGACTACGAGGACAACCTCTACATTTCCGACACGTACGGCTATAGCATTCCAGCCTTCGAGAGCTTCTGGTTCTCGCGCGGCGGGTTCTCCATGCAGGCCAATCTGCTGGATGGACCGCTGCCGTACCTGTACCGCGACGACATCAGACATTACTTGCGCGCGTTCTTCAACGGCTTCGCGTCGGCGTTCTACCCTGAGACGCGCATGTGTAATGAGCACTGCCTGCCTGAGCTTGGCTACCCCGCGGGTGATCACTTCAAGACGTCCGACGAAGCGCAAGTGACCTACTGGTTGCGGCTGATGTTCGTCCGTGAGTCCGGCCGCGAGCTGTACCTGGGCCAAGCCATCCCACGGTGTTGGCTGGCTGATGGTCGCACGGTTAGCATCGCGCGGGCCGCGACCCACTTCGGACCGCTGTCGTTTACGATTGAGTCGCACACCAGCGGGGGCGAGATCCACGCGACGTTGACGCCACCCGAGCGCAACCGGCCGGACCGGATCTTTGTTCGGCTCCGCCACCCGGACGGACGGCCCCTCCAGGGCGTGACGGTGAACGGGCGCGAATTCCGGGACTTCGACGTGGCCAGGGAGTGGTTGATCCTGCCCGGCGATGTCACCGGCGTGCAGCAGATCATCGCCCGCTATTGACGCCTGCGCGCTGCGGCCGGCCACTCCAGAACCAGCGCCAGCTGCTCACGGGGCCAACCGGGCTGCCACAGTCCATAGTCACTGGGCCGCCCGCGTACCACCTCGTCCAGTCGGCCAGAAACGCCTCCGTCAGCTTGTATGGCCCGTTGTCCTCCCGACGATCCAGCCAACCCGTCAGCCCGTGCGCCGCAAAACGCCGGATCACACGCGACACCCACAGGGGGTGGCTGGGCCTCGCAGGTCCGGGGCGCAAGATCGCCGGGTTGATGACGCTGACGGTCGTACGCCCGGACGACCTCGCCGACCGCATCCTCGATCGTGAGAAGCACCCGCAATGGCAGGGCGAGCGAACCAAGATGGTCTACGCCTGGCCCACGAACGAGGCGCTGTGGACCCGTTACGCCGAGCTATGGCGACTGGGTATGCAGGCCGATCGCGGGATCTCCGAGGCGACGGAGTTCTACCGCGCCTATCGTGAGGCGATGGACGACGGCGCAGTCAGCCGCACACACCTTCGGGGCATTGTCCATGCCCGCACGGCGACGGCGGCACGCGATCAGGATCTGCTGAGTACTCTGCGGGCAGTCCGGCCGTCGCCCGCAGTTCGCGGGCCAGGGCCAGGTACTTCTCGTGCGATCCGGCCGGAAGTGTCGCGTGGACGGCGCAGTTGAACTTCTGAAGAACCTCGGTCTTGTCCTGCTCAGTCATGACCCGATCGCCCATCACGAACAGAATCTCGTTCTCCTTGTAGATATGCTGGCGAAGCAGCGCGGCATAGGCCAGCGCCTCGCGCCGCACCAGCGCTTCGGCCGGCGCATGGTTGTTCGCAGTGGCCCGCAGCGCCTCGCGGATCGCGACCACGTGCGCGCGACCTGTGTCGTGCTCGTGCAGCATGCAACCGATCGGGCCGCCATCCTGGGGAATGCCCCGCTCCCGGAGTTTGGGAAATAGGTGTCCCTCTTCCTTGGCATGATGGCACTTGTCTGCGAACGTGGGGAAAAAATCGAACGCCTTCTCGTAGAAGTCCTGCGGAAATGGCAGCACGTTTTCACGCTCGGCCATGGTCTCCAGCGCTTCCAGTACCCCCAGAATTACGTCGTGCTCATCCGCCAGGATCTGAATCGCCGGTGAGTAATTCATGAAATCGTCCTTTCCATATTGCGTGTCACCGACTGTGGCGCGGGCGTGCAGTCAACGGTATCGCCTGATCCTCACGCGCGAGTCTGCCCGCCTGCGCCGGTCCACGAACCGCGGTGTCACACATAAAGCAACCCATGAACCAATCCCCAGCAGCCCGTGGCCCACCACCAGGCCGCGGTTGCCGCAACGAGTCGCGATGGGACAGCGTACGGCAAACGACGACGGAGCACTGTGACCAGCACCGCCATGACCGCACCCAATGCAGCGAGGACATGCAGGCCACCGAATCCCGTCAAGACAAAGAACATGCCAAAATAGTCCTGCGCATCGTCAGGGATCGCCCACTTGGGGCGCGCGAACCTGGCCAGGTAAGCTGGTGAGAGCCCGGGTGGACCCGGCGGTGCATCCGGGATGTAGGAGCGATGGACGATGAACATCGGCGGCTCCTCGACTGCCTGCGAAGTTGGCGGCTGACCAGCCACGCTGGTAGCGCGTGACGTCGGTTGCGTCACTACCCCACTACCAGTCGAGGCCGTCGACGTCGCCGCGAAGCGTTTCTGCATGTCGCGTAGGTACGCCACGACGTCGCGCAGATCGTCGTCGGTTACGCGCGGGTCACCACCACGCCCGGGCATCTGCACCTTGGTCGTGTTAGCAGGGTCCCAGGGTTGACGTCCCACCCTCAGGAAGTCGACGAGCTTCGCATCGTCGCGACCGGCCACAAACTCATTGACGCGCAGCTCCTTACCGGAGCCCGTCATGCCCTCGCCGCGCGGGCCGTGACAACTCGCGCAAACCCGCAGGAACAGCTCGCGGCCGCTAGTAGCGCTGATTTCGCGCTTGACGGGTGGCGCCGGGGTCGCCGCTACCACCGGCGTGGTTGGGGCCATGGATCGCGTGCTCCAGTCCTTGGGCAACCGCACGCCAAACCGCCGCGCTACGTAGCGTTCATTAGGCTTGAAGCGCTTGCCAGGAACGAGTCGTCGGGCGAACTTGCTGTCATAGTCGATGGCACCCAAGGCCAGAAATGCGCCGCCGGCGAGCACAGCTACAAGCAGCGCGACTGCGGACAAACGGAGGCGTCCGCGACGCGCGAATTGCAGCGCCGCGAGGAGTGCCAGGCCGCCCATCGGCAGGACCGCCAGCATCCACAGACCGCGTTCCTGGCTCAGCAGATGCTGGCCCCAGGCGAACAACTCGGGATCTCGAAAGCGTGCCACGACGTACGCGACCAGAACGAGCCCGGCAACAAACAGGTATACCAGCGCGAAGAGTACCCGTTCGAACCATCCCAGCCCCTTTGGCACCGAGTGCGCCTGCCGCGCAACCGT is a genomic window containing:
- a CDS encoding c-type cytochrome, with translation MPKGLGWFERVLFALVYLFVAGLVLVAYVVARFRDPELFAWGQHLLSQERGLWMLAVLPMGGLALLAALQFARRGRLRLSAVALLVAVLAGGAFLALGAIDYDSKFARRLVPGKRFKPNERYVARRFGVRLPKDWSTRSMAPTTPVVAATPAPPVKREISATSGRELFLRVCASCHGPRGEGMTGSGKELRVNEFVAGRDDAKLVDFLRVGRQPWDPANTTKVQMPGRGGDPRVTDDDLRDVVAYLRDMQKRFAATSTASTGSGVVTQPTSRATSVAGQPPTSQAVEEPPMFIVHRSYIPDAPPGPPGLSPAYLARFARPKWAIPDDAQDYFGMFFVLTGFGGLHVLAALGAVMAVLVTVLRRRLPYAVPSRLVAATAAWWWATGCWGLVHGLLYV
- a CDS encoding hemerythrin domain-containing protein, which translates into the protein MNYSPAIQILADEHDVILGVLEALETMAERENVLPFPQDFYEKAFDFFPTFADKCHHAKEEGHLFPKLRERGIPQDGGPIGCMLHEHDTGRAHVVAIREALRATANNHAPAEALVRREALAYAALLRQHIYKENEILFVMGDRVMTEQDKTEVLQKFNCAVHATLPAGSHEKYLALARELRATAGLPAEYSADPDRVPPSPCGHGQCPEGVCG